The proteins below are encoded in one region of Lactuca sativa cultivar Salinas chromosome 3, Lsat_Salinas_v11, whole genome shotgun sequence:
- the LOC111888401 gene encoding formin-like protein 8 translates to MAAKIRFLPLLSFFFLISSSFIPQSYSQHTPQNIQVFYPFPLPPPSPPPPPLPLPPPETSPTDTPPTTTNPTPTPTTTTPPSKSTSKTVATAVAATAASTLVLSALLFLLLVKYKRYRKDKDKEKENEIPGGNDNSNPQNPVVSLMNHFTRLEGVKGVIVDEEGLDVLYWKNLEDAEPKRTIFKKELPRINEKEEEKKMMTVDHSRRKSNIQIHEIPLLRGKSSASHVWPQEDEIQIKNSLPPANQQIMKTQLSSRSPPPTPPTPPPPPPLVLPPPPPPPKPKTGGLSLTSSSTPPPPPPQVKLKPLHWDKVNTNVEHPTAWDKLGNGSFRFNGDLMEALFGTVAVNKKSPRGDTTNSPTPKSEKKSGPPSQVFLLDTRKSQNIAIILRSLTVSRKEIIDCLLEGKGIDINTLEKLTRITPTKEEEQLILNYDHDITRLADAESFLYHILRAVPSAFTRFNAMFFKLNYDSEVSHIKNTLQTLEKACNELRNRGLFVKLLEAILKAGNRMNAGTSRGNAQAFNLNSLLKLSDVKSSDGKTSLLHFVVEEVVRLEGKRCMINRNHSLRNSTVSLNCDTSRGKDYIMLGLPIVGGVSSEFCNVKKAAGIDYDALSKSCSGLNDRLTEIMKAVEECGGGGDGGRGFVREMEKFVERAEREIHELGEEEERVIRVVKKTNEYYQVGASKDKGRKQFQLFGIVKAFLEMVDKACVDIAVKLQKRRSGGGEAAATVVVPPMPTSPNRPSVKFPVLPVNFISSSSSSDSDEDL, encoded by the exons ATGGCAGCAAAAATCCGATTCCTGCCATTGTTATCTTTTTTCTTCTTAATTTCATCTTCTTTCATACCCCAATCATATTCCCAGCATACTCCTCAAAACATTCAGGTGTTTTACCCTTTCCCTCTTCCTCCTCCATCTCCACCTCCACCGCCTCTTCCTCTTCCACCACCGGAAACTTCACCTACAGATACTCCTCCCACCACCACCAACCCCACCCCaacccccaccaccaccaccccgcCATCAAAATCAACCAGCAAAACCGTTGCTACGGCAGTTGCAGCGACTGCAGCAAGTACTCTTGTTTTATCAGCTTTGTTATTCTTACTACTGGTGAAATATAAACGCTACCGGAAAGATaaagataaagaaaaagaaaacgaAATTCCAGGTGGCAATGATAACAGCAACCCCCAGAATCCGGTTGTTTCATTGATGAATCATTTCACGAGACTTGAAGGGGTTAAAGGTGTGATTGTTGATGAAGAAGGATTAGATGTGCTTTATTGGAAGAATCTAGAAGATGCTGAACCTAAAAGAACAATCTTCAAGAAAGAACTTCCAAGAATCAACGAgaaagaagaggaaaagaaaatGATGACAGTTGACCATAGCAGAAGAAAGTCAAACATTCAAATTCATGAAATTCCGTTACTTAGAGGAAAATCTTCAGCTTCTCATGTTTGGCCACAAGAAGATGAAATTCAAATTAAGAATTCTCTTCCACCAGCAAATCAACAAATCATGAAAACTCAACTGTCATCACGCTCCCCACCACCAACGCCGCCTACACCTCCACCGCCGCCGCCACTAGtgctgccaccaccaccaccaccacctaagCCTAAAACTGGTGGTTTGTCTTTGACTTCTTcatcaacaccaccaccaccaccaccacaggtCAAACTTAAGCCATTGCATTGGGACAAAGTCAACACAAACGTAGAACACCCCACCGCGTGGGACAAATTGGGAAATGGTTCTTTCAG GTTTAATGGTGATCTAATGGAAGCCCTATTCGGAACCGTAGCAGTCAACAAAAAATCACCACGTGGCGACACCACCAATTCCCCGACCCCAAAATCCGAAAAAAAATCCGGGCCACCCTCGCAAGTTTTCCTACTGGACACCCGAAAATCACAAAACATCGCGATAATTCTCCGATCGTTAACCGTGTCCCGAAAAGAAATCATCGATTGTCTCCTCGAAGGGAAAGGAATCGACATAAATACCCTCGAAAAGCTCACTCGAATTACCCCCacaaaagaagaagaacaacTGATTCTTAACTATGATCATGACATCACAAGGCTAGCAGATGCTGAATCTTTTCTTTACCATATCTTAAGAGCTGTTCCTTCTGCTTTTACTCGATTTAATGCGATGTTTTTCAAGTTAAATTATGATTCGGAAGTGTCACACATCAAGAACACGTTACAGACACTTGAAAAAGCGTGTAACGAGCTTAGAAATCGCGGGCTTTTTGTGAAGTTATTGGAGGCGATTTTGAAAGCGGGAAATCGAATGAATGCGGGGACATCAAGAGGAAATGCTCAAGCTTTCAATTTGAATTCTTTATTGAAATTATCTGATGTTAAAAGCAGTGATGGAAAGACAAGTTTGCTTCAttttgttgttgaagaagttgtgAGATTGGAAGGGAAACGGTGTATGATTAATCGAAATCATAGCTTAAGAAATAGTACTGTAAGTTTAAACTGTGATACATCGAGAGGAAAAGATTATATAATGCTTGGATTGCCGATTGTGGGAGGGGTAAGTTCGGAATTTTGTAATGTGAAGAAAGCTGCGGGAATTGACTACGATGCCCTTTCGAAATCGTGTTCCGGGTTGAACGATCGTTTGACTGAAATCATGAAAGCGGTGGAGgaatgtggtggtggtggtgatggtgggcgGGGTTTTGTGAGGGAGATGGAGAAGTTTGTTGAAAGGGCAGAACGGGAAATTCACGAGTTGGGTGAAGAAGAGGAGAGGGTTATTAGGGTTGTGAAGAAGACGAATGAGTATTATCAAGTTGGGGCTTCCAAAGATAAAGGAAGGAAGCAGTTTCAGTTATTTGGGATTGTGAAAGCTTTTCTTGAAATGGTGGATAAGGCTTGTGTTGATATTGCTGTAAAGTTGCAGAAGAGAAGAAGTGGTGGGGGAGAGGCGGCGGCGACGGTGGTGGTGCCGCCAATGCCGACATCTCCTAACCGACCGTCAGTGAAGTTTCCGGTTTTGCCGGTGAATTTCATTAGTAGCAGCAGTTCGAGTGATTCAGATGAAGATTTGTAA